A region of Novipirellula caenicola DNA encodes the following proteins:
- a CDS encoding redoxin domain-containing protein has product MKDLPRSVRPLRCKARVARVVDLIHKLKSPFSNADRTVSTTAARIATGLLVGGWLGVQTAAAATPSAKDALQLKPVQADVDYEVVEPSEVANCTVTDLEYNDWSGWEVRSGDGTLLRRFADTNGDNKVDLWCYFKFGVEVYRDIDRDYNTKADQYRWLGTAGTRWGIDENEDGKIDSWKQISPEEVTAEVVSALADRDAGRFARLLATGKDLESIGLGSDTVRRLASKASRAAKDFSDFAKRQKAVGRDAKWVQFAAATPGVVPSGTDGSTSDITVYENAVAMFEDATGNGQLLVGTIIRVNDAWRIVDLPSVGEGGDAVAQSSGNFFTPGGLAQSAASLDSGLGAQSQQLVTDLEEIDRKLASTSNPKDLAKLHEARTQLVSRLIKSTTNPEDRDAWTRQLVDTVSMATQSGVYPDGIKQLQSIARSLGDNNESLRAYAEYMLIGAQYAQRQTPDADFAEVQKWYLETLTEFVDRYPRMPESAQAMLQLALSKEFEDKEKDALGYYKKVAAAFPGTDTAEKAEGAVRRLESVGKVIDLQGNSIDGKPFRLSQLRGRPVVLHYWATWCEPCKQDMKLLRALQARYQKAGLVLVGVNVDATSEMAKGFLKQNPLPWIQLFDDGGLESSDLAKTFGVQTLPTMMLIDDRGRVVRHNVRAAELESELDKLAK; this is encoded by the coding sequence ATGAAGGATCTTCCTCGCTCCGTACGACCTCTACGATGCAAAGCCCGCGTCGCACGCGTGGTTGATTTGATTCACAAGCTGAAAAGCCCGTTTTCGAACGCCGATCGCACGGTATCGACTACCGCAGCCCGCATCGCCACAGGCTTGTTGGTGGGCGGATGGCTTGGCGTTCAAACCGCAGCCGCTGCGACGCCGTCGGCGAAAGACGCGTTGCAATTGAAACCGGTTCAAGCCGACGTGGATTACGAAGTGGTTGAGCCATCCGAGGTGGCAAATTGCACCGTCACCGACTTGGAATACAACGATTGGTCAGGCTGGGAAGTACGGTCCGGTGACGGCACGTTGCTTCGCCGTTTTGCCGACACCAACGGCGACAATAAAGTCGACTTGTGGTGTTATTTCAAATTTGGCGTCGAGGTCTATCGTGACATTGACCGCGACTATAACACCAAGGCCGATCAATACCGTTGGCTCGGTACCGCCGGAACGCGTTGGGGGATCGACGAAAACGAAGACGGAAAAATCGATTCCTGGAAACAAATTTCGCCCGAAGAGGTGACCGCCGAAGTCGTCTCGGCATTGGCTGATCGCGATGCCGGCCGGTTTGCTCGACTGTTGGCGACCGGCAAAGACCTCGAGTCCATCGGATTGGGCAGTGATACCGTTCGCCGTTTGGCCAGCAAGGCGTCACGTGCGGCGAAAGACTTTTCCGACTTTGCCAAACGGCAAAAAGCGGTTGGGCGCGACGCGAAATGGGTTCAGTTTGCTGCGGCCACTCCCGGTGTTGTTCCCAGTGGAACCGATGGATCGACTTCGGACATCACGGTGTACGAAAACGCGGTTGCCATGTTCGAAGACGCAACCGGCAACGGACAATTGTTGGTTGGCACGATCATTCGTGTGAACGACGCGTGGCGGATCGTTGATTTGCCTTCGGTAGGCGAAGGTGGCGACGCGGTGGCTCAATCGTCCGGCAATTTTTTCACGCCTGGCGGGCTGGCTCAATCGGCTGCCTCGCTTGACTCGGGGCTAGGAGCTCAATCTCAACAATTGGTTACCGATCTGGAAGAGATCGATCGCAAACTTGCCTCGACAAGCAACCCCAAGGACTTGGCGAAACTGCACGAAGCGAGGACTCAATTGGTCTCGCGATTGATTAAATCGACCACCAATCCCGAGGACCGAGATGCCTGGACTCGCCAATTGGTCGACACCGTCAGTATGGCCACCCAAAGCGGCGTTTATCCCGATGGAATCAAGCAGTTGCAATCGATCGCTCGTTCGCTTGGCGACAACAATGAATCGCTGCGAGCTTACGCGGAATACATGTTGATCGGTGCCCAGTACGCACAGCGGCAAACCCCGGATGCGGATTTTGCCGAGGTCCAAAAATGGTATTTGGAAACGCTGACCGAGTTTGTCGATCGCTATCCACGGATGCCTGAATCGGCTCAAGCGATGTTGCAACTTGCACTCAGCAAAGAGTTCGAAGACAAGGAAAAAGACGCACTGGGCTACTACAAAAAAGTGGCAGCAGCGTTCCCCGGCACCGATACCGCCGAGAAGGCCGAAGGCGCCGTTCGACGACTTGAGTCGGTCGGAAAAGTCATCGATTTGCAAGGGAATTCGATCGATGGAAAGCCATTCCGTCTGTCGCAACTGCGTGGACGTCCCGTCGTTCTGCATTACTGGGCGACCTGGTGCGAACCGTGCAAACAGGACATGAAATTGCTGCGAGCTCTGCAAGCACGCTACCAGAAAGCGGGCTTGGTGTTGGTCGGTGTGAACGTTGATGCTACCAGCGAAATGGCCAAGGGATTCTTGAAGCAGAACCCGTTGCCATGGATCCAATTGTTTGACGATGGAGGGCTCGAATCGAGCGACTTGGCAAAAACATTTGGCGTTCAAACGTTGCCGACCATGATGTTGATCGACGATCGAGGACGGGTGGTTCGCCATAACGTTCGCGCCGCCGAACTGGAATCGGAACTCGACAAATTGGCT